ATGACTGATCTGGCAACGCTTCTGGAGGTGGGTGGTCCCGTCGCCGCGCTCGGCGGTGGGGCCGCCTACGCCCGGGCGCGACACCCCGGCGTCTACTGGTCCACGGTCGGCTTACCGGTGTCCACGGTCCGGCTGCTCAGCTCCTACGGCTCCGTCATGGAGGCGTGCGGTCTGACCGTGGCCCCCTCCCGGCTGCGGGTCCTGGCGGTCAAGGCCACCACTCGCCGTGAAGTCCGGCCCGTCCCGCCGCGCCGGGGGATCATCCGGCCGACCACGACGGGGCTGCGGGTCCGCCTGCGGCTCGCCCCGGGGCAGGAACCCGCCGACGTGGCCGCCTCCGCCGAACGGCTGCGGCACGCCTGGGGCGTCCACGCCGTCTACGTGACCACGATCAAGCCGGGCGTGGTCGAACTGCGGCTCGTCGGCTTCGACGTGCTGCGGCGGGTGCGCATGCCGCGCAAACTCCGCCCGTACCTGCTCCAGGTGCCGGTCGCGCTGCGCGAGGACGCCACTCCGTTCATACGCGACTACCGCACCGTGCCGCACCAACTCACCCTCGGTGCCACGCTGTCCGGCAAGTCCATGTACCTACGGCACCTCGTCGCCGGCCTCGCCCGCCAACCCGTCGCCCTGGTCGGCATCGACTGCAAGCGGGGCGTGGAACTGGCGCCCTTCGCCCCGCGCCTGTCGGCGCTCGCCACCGACCCGGAGCAGGCCGCCGAACTGCTGCCCGTGCTCATCAAGGAGATGGAGGACCGGTACGACCTGATCAAGGCCCGGCAGGGCATCGCGCCGATCACGCCGGACGAGGAGATCACCTCCGACATCTGGGGCCTGCCCGAGCATGAACGCCCGGTACCCGTCGTGCTGTTCGTCGACGAGGTGGCCGAACTCTTCCTCGTCGCCACGAAGAAGGACGAGGAACGCCGGGACGAGATGGTCACCCAGCTCCTCCGGCTCGCTCAGCTCGGCCGTGCTGCCGGTATCTACCTGGAGGTCTGCGGCCAGCGCTTCGGCGCCGAGCTGGGCAAGGGCGCGACCATGCTGCGCGCCCAGCTGACCGGCCGCGTCTGCCACCGCGTCAACGACGAAGCCTCCGCCAAGATGACGCTCGGCGACATCGCCCCCGAGGCGGTCTCCGCAGCCTGCGCCATCGCCCCCGAACGGCCCGGCCTCGCCGTGGCCGGTGACACCTCCGGCGGCTGGTCCCGCATCCGCACGCCGTACCTATCCCTCGGCGACGCCGCCGAGACCTGCCGCGAGTCGGCCCACCTGGTCCCCGACCTGCCCGCGCTCAAGCCCTTCCGGCCCGACGTGCCCGTACGGCCGCCCGTCGAGACACCGGGCCCGGTCGTGCGCGTCCGCCCGGTGACCGACTGACCCGCTTCGTCACGCATCCCCAGTCGGCGTGACCGCCTCACGCCATGTCCCTACCCCTCCCATGCCCGAATCCGGAAGGAGCCGCAGCATGCGCGCCCACCTGGCCCGTGTCGACGCGGTGCTCGTCCAAGCGGTCATCGCCGCCGCGCTGTCCTTCGCCCACCTGCACGACGTCGCCTTGGCGGCCGGACAGGACGGGTGGAAGGCGTGGGCCTATCCCGTCTCCGTCGACCTGCTGCTCGTCGCCGCCTGGCGCCGACTGCGCTCAGGGGAGGCGAAAGCGGCCGGATGGTGCTGGTTCCTGATCGCCCTCGCCGCTTCCCTGGGGGCCAACGTCGCTACCGCCGGGCTGCTCGACCTGGACGACGTGCCGGCCTGGCTCCGCATCCTCGTCGCGGGCTGGCCCGCGGTCGCCTTCCTCGGCGGAACCCTCCTCGCCCACTCGACACCGACCACGCACGACGAGACCAGTGACGCCGTGGGTCAGGAGACGCCCGAGGACATCGGGGACCAGGAGGACGCGCCCGATCCCGCACCGGAACCCCCGGCGCCTCCGGCAATCGAGTCGGCACCGGCTCCACCTCCGATCTCGCCGCCGGTCGCCGTCCCGGCCGCCCTGGTCGAGCACGCCCGCAAAGTCGCCGCCGAGCACCACGCCCGCACCGGAACGGCCATCGACACCCCGACCCTGCGCGCCCGCCTCGGCGTCCCTCCGCCCATGGCCGACGCCATCGCCGCCCAGCTCACCTGACCGACAAAGGAGAACCATGCCTCTCTGCTTCAACACGGCCGCCGACTACCTCGAAGCGGCCCGCGAGATGGCCGTAAGCGGTCGGCGGGCGCTCGCTCGGCTCCTCGCCGAAGAAGCTGCCGACCGCACGTCGGACCCCGGGGAAGCCGTTCGGATCCTGCGCGAATTCTCTGACCCAAGCGAGCGGCAGGAGGACTGACATCCATGCCCGCACCAAAGCGCTTCCGCTCCGTCACCCGCATCGGACCCGTCCAGGTCGGCACGTCCTACGACGGCCGCGGCCGGGAGAAGCACACCGCCGCCTGCACGGCCCCGCGCTGCGGCTTCTCCGCCGACTACGACAGCCGCGCCGCCGCCGAGCTGGCCGCCCGAACCCACCGTTGCCCCATCCGCTGAAAGGACCCGCACACCGTGACCGTCAGCCTCCCGCTCGTCGTCCTCCTCGGCTTCTTCGCCTGGGGAGCGGTCAAGTTCCTCGGCGTCCGCACGTGGATCGTCGTCCTGATCGCCCTCTTCGGCTTCTGGCTCTCGGACACCTTCCTGGCCCCCGCCATCGAGTCCGGCACGCGCTCCGGCGTGGACATCGTCAACGGCTCATATGACTAGACGAGTAGGCAAGGAGAGCTTCGCCGTGTTCCTGCCCAAGTACCCCGACAGCCCGACGCCGCCGCCCGCGCACAACCACACCGTGGCCGACCAGGCTCCCGCGCGGCGGCCGGCCCCTCAGATCTCCATCAGCACCGGAGCGGTCGCGGCCGTCCTCGTCGGCGGCGTCGTGCTGACCGCGCTCCTGGCCGCCGTCGCCGTCACGGCCGTCTCCGTGGCCGTCGCCGCCGTGGTCCTGCGCTCGCTGCTCCGCGACCAGCACCGCCGCTGACGCACCGGACCCCCGGGGCGGCCTCGATACCGCCAAGCATCCGCCGCCCCGGGGACCGTCTCCCTCCAGCCGAACCAGAAGGAGAAAGCCATCATCACCCGCGCCACTCCGCCCCCGCTCCAGGAACTCGGCGAACTGGCCGCCCTCGGCACCATGCCCGCCCTCCTGCGCCAACTCGCCGGTCTCGGCGGCTGCACGCACCCGATCCGCCTCGACGGCCACCGCACCGAGTACGCCGTGAACACCCGCACCGGCGAGATCGGCAACGTCCTCCACCACCTCGACTCCTCCAGCCTCCCGGCCGGTCACCTCCTGGTCCGCTGCAACAACCGCCGCACCACCCGGTGCGCGGCCTGCGCCGAGGTGTACCGCCGCGACACCTTCCACCTGATCACCTCCGGACTGCGCGGCGGCAAGGGCGTCCCCGAACGCGTCGCCGCCCACCCGCGCGTCTTCGCCACCTTCACGGCTCCCAGCTTCGGCCCGGTCCACAACCGCCCCACCGGCCCGGCCGGAGCGGTCCGCCGCTGCCGCTGCGGCACACTCCACGACCAGGACGACCCCGCCCTCGCCACCCCGCTCGACCCGGACACCTACGACTACGAAGCGGCCGTGCTCTGGAACGCGCACGCCGGTCCGCTGTGGCGGCGCTTCTCCATCTACCTGCGCCGGGAGGTCGCCAAGCGCGCCGGACTCACCCAGCGGGACTTTCGCGAGCACGCCCGGGTGTCCTTCGCCAAGGTCGCCGAGTACCAGAAGCGCGGGGCCGTCCACTTCCACGCCGTCATCCGCATCGACGGCCCCGAGGGCGGCAACACCCCGCCGCCCGCCTGGGCCACCGCCGAGCTGCTGACCGACGCCATCCGGGCCGCCGCTGCCGCCACCCGCGTGGACGGCCCGTTCATCGACGGCCGCGCCCACGCCTTCGCCTTCGGCCGACAGCTCGACGTCCGCACCATCCGCTCGGCCGACTTCGACGGCGGCCAGGAACTGACCGAACGGGCCGTCGCCGCGTACATCGCCAAGTACGCCACCAAGGGCGCCGAGACGGCGACGGGAGCTCTGGACCGGCCGTTGAGGTTCCTCGCCGAACTCGCCCAGCTCGACATCAACGACCACGCCCGCCGCCTCATCCGCACCGCCTGGACCCTCGGCGCGCGTAAGGACCTCGAACACCTCCGCCTGCGCGCCTGGGCCCACATGCTCGGCTTCCGCGGCCACTTCTCCACCAAGTCCCGCCGCTACTCCACCACCCTCGGCGCCCTCCGCGACGCCCGCGCCGAATGGCGCCGCGCACAAGCTCTGGAAGCGGCCGAGACCGACCCGGACACGACCCTCGTCCTCGCCCACTGGGTCTACGCCGGAACCGGCCTCACCGGCGCCGAAGCCTGGCTCGCGGAAACACTCGAACCCGCCCCCGGAACGGAAGGAGAGCCCACCCATGGGTAGCCGTCGCCTCGCTGTCGCGGAAGCGGCCTCCGAGCCGCGTGGTCTGCCGTCGCGGTACCTGACTCCTGACGACCTGGTGGCGATGTTCGACCTGCCCAGCGTCGAGACGGTCTACCAGTGGCGCCGCAAGCGCACCGGTCCTCGTGGCTTCCGGGTCGGTCGGCACCTGCGCTACGACCCTGCGGACGTCCAAGCCTGGGTCGAGTCCCTGCGGGAAGGGGCTGCCGCCTGATGGCCGGGCACATTCAAGATCGCTGGTACCGGACCGAGACTGGCCCGGACGGGAAGGTGCGCAAGGTCAAGACCGAGCGCTACGGGTCCGGCCTCCGCTACCGCGCCCGCTACGTCGGCCCGGACGGCACGGAGAAGTCCAAGAGCTTCCCCGACCGTCAGAAGCGGCTCGCCGATCAGTGGCTGGCGCACATCGAGGCGGACATGGCGCGCGGGCAGTACATCGACCCGCGCGCCGCTCGGATCACCTTCCAGCAGTACGCCGAACACTGGGTCACCACGCAGGGCGCCGACCCGAACACCCAGGCCTCGATGGAGTCGCAGCTGCGGCTGCACGCCTTCCCCTACCTCGGCTCGCGCCCGCTCGGCTCCTTCCAGCCGGCGCACATCCGCGACTGGGTGCGACAGTTGCAGGAGAACGGCATCCGCGGGTCGTACGCCCGGACGATCTACTCCAACGTGCGCGCGGCCTCAGCGCGGCGGTGGACGACGGCCACCTTCCCCGCAACCCGTGTGCGGCCCGGTCCGTCCGTCCGCCGACCGTCGACAGCAAGCGGATCGTGCCCTGGACGCCCGAGCGGGTCTTCGCCGTCCGGGCCGCCATGCCCGAGCGCTACCAAGCCATGGTCGACCTGGGCGGCGGCTGCGGGCTGCGCCAGGGCGAGATCCTGGGCGTGGCCGTCGACGCGATCGACTTCGAGTCGGACACGCTCCACGTGGTCCAGCAACTGAAGCTCAGCCGCAGCAAGGCCGTGTTCGCCCCTCCCAAGGGCGGCAAGCTCCGGGACGTCCCGCTCCCCCGGCCAGTCGCGGATGCCCTCCGCGTTCACATGACGCGGTTCCCGCCCGTCAAGATCACGTTGCCATGGAAGGTGGCGGACGGTCCGCCCGTGACCAAGCGGCTGCTCTTTACGGGACCGCGCGGCGGACATGTATGGCGTACGTCACTCAACGAGGAGGCGTGGAAGTCAGCACTCGCGAGCGCTGGTGTGATCCCCGACCGGAAGCCCGGTGAGCCCTACGCGGAGTCTCGCGAGAACGGCATGCACGCCCTCCGCCACTTCTACGCCTCGGTGCTCCTGGACGCGGGGGAGAACATCAAGGCCCTCGCCGAGTACCTCGGCCACTCGGACCCCGGCCTGACGCTCCGCGTGTACGCGCACCTCATGCCGTCCAGCCAGGAGCGCACCCGCAAGGCGATTGCGGCCGTCTTCGCTTGACCTGCAGACCCCTGCGCCTCGGATCTCATCCGTGAACATGGTCCGTGAACTTTGGTCCGTGAACTTTGGTCCGTGAACTTTGGTCCGGCTCGGCAAAGTTGCGCCACACAATTCGCGGACCACAGCATTTGAATTCACCATCCGTGAACATTGGTCCGACTCGACGAAGTCGCGCCACACAATTCGCGGACCACAGCATTTGAATTCACCATCCGTGAACATTGGTCCGACTCGACGAAGTCGCGCCACACAATTCTCGACCGTACCCGCCCGGCCGGGTGGGTGGCCACCCACCTGCCCTCCCGCCCGCCCGGCCGGCCGCCCGGCCGACCACCCGCCCGGCCGGGCACCTGGCTACCTCTGCAGCCCGGCATAGGCGACCGGATTTAAGGAAACAGGGCGGGCGGGAAACAAGGTTCAGCAGAAGGCTCGACGGCTTAAGCCTATCGACCGACCAGACGCCGATACGGAGGCATCAGTTCCGCAACTGTGCAGTAATTTGCACGACATGACAGCGGTGCCATATCGTCCAGATCGCTAGTGGGGAAGCGAGAAGGCCACCCAGGGCAATGGGTGGCCTTCGATCTCCATTAGTGCCTTTTCGTTGCGACAACTAGGAGGAACCCATGGAGAACACCATGGTGCCACGCTTCGGCGTAACCATCGACATCACCCCCCGCGAACCTTCGTTCGCGTTGATCGGGGGCGCCGGCAGTTCCCTCGGCATCTGGGTGGGAGCTCCCGAGTGGGCCGTCGCCATCGGGGCCTTCCTCGTCACGTTCCGAGTGAGCGTCCGCGTCTGGAAGAGGCGGAGCATCTAGCGTCACGGCCCCACCACGGCCCAGACACGACATCAGGCCCCCTAGCAGCGGAGAAATCCCTGGTAGGAGGCCTGATGCATCAGGCCTACTTCTTCTTGCCCTGGTTCTTGACCGCCTCGATGGCCGCCGCGGCCGCGTCCGGGTCGAGGTACGTGCCGCCCGGGTTGACCGGCTTGAAGTCGGCGTCCAGTTCGTAGGACAGCGGGATGCCCGTCGGGATGTTCAGACCCGCGATGTCCGCGTCCGAGACGCCGTCCAGGTGCTTGACCAGGGCGCGCAGCGAGTTGCCGTGGGCGGCGATCAGGACCGTGCGGCCGGCGAGGAGGTCGGGGACGATGCTGTCGAACCAGTACGGCAGCATGCGGTTGACGACGTCCTTCAGGCACTCCGTCTGCGGCCGCAGCTCCGGCGGGAGGGTCGCGTAGCGCGGGTCGGAGAACTGCGAGTACTCGGCGTCGCGGTCGAGCGCGGGCGGCGGGGTGTCGTAGGACCGGCGCCACAGCATGAACTGCTCCTCGCCGAACTCGGCGAGCGTCTGCGCCTTGTCCTTGCCCTGCAGGGCGCCGTAGTGCCGCTCGTTCAGGCGCCACGAACGGTGGACCGGGATCCAGAGGCGGTCGGCGGCCTCCAGGGCCAGCTGCGCCGTGCGGATGGCACGCTTCTGGAGGGACGTGTGGACCACGTCGGGCAGCAGGCCGGCGTCCTTGAGCAGCTCGCCGCCGCGCGTCGCCTCCTTCTCGCCCTTCGCGGTGAGGTTGACGTCCACCCAGCCGGTGAACAGGTTCTTCTCGTTCCACTCGCTCTCGCCGTGGCGGAGGAGGATCAGCTTGTACGGTGCGTCGGCCATGGCTTCGAGCCTACCTAAGCCCGGAGCGGCCCGAGCGGCCCGTCGGGCAGCCGTCGACCGGACCCGCTGTGGTCGGAAGCACCCCCGCACCGCTTCCACTTTTCGGCTGAATTTTTGGTTAACTCCTACGCAACCTTTCAACACGCCGGTCCGTCTGTTAATCGCAGGACTGGTGTGGGGGCACACGAAGAGGAGCTCTGAACGTGACCGTGCGTTCCTTTGCGCGGCGGATCAAACCGCGAGTCGAGCGGAAGGCCGCCGAGCAGGTGTGGCAGCTGCGTACCATGCGGCGGCGCCGCAGAGCAGCGGTCAGCGACCCGGTACTGCGCCCGGTGGCGGTGCGCGGCCAGCGGCTCTACGGCCGGGTCGTGACCCGGTTCACCGCTGCCGAGGCGGCCGCCGCCAATCTCGACCTGGTGGTCGCCGCGCTGGAGCGGGAGGGGATCTCGTACTTCCTCGTGCCGGTCTCCCGTACCCGTCACACGGTGGGTATGAAGGCCGCCGACCGGGAGCGGTTCCTCACCGCCCTGGAGGAGATGAACGCCGGAAAGGCCGTGTTCATCGGTCGGCCGGTGCCCGGCGGGCAGCTCAAGCACCCCGCGATGTTCCTGGACGGCGTGCTGCCGGCCGGGCTGCGCAGGGCGCCCGTGCTGCGGATCGGGGAGAACCACCTCGGTCCCGCCGGTCAGCTGCTGGCCGGGCCTGAGCTGGCCTGTGACGTGGAGTTCTGGGAGGACGGGGCCGAGCTGCTCGCCACCGAGGACGGCGAGCAGCGGCTGGCGAAGGTGCAGCCGCAGGCGTCCGAGGAGGTCTTCCGGGAGTCCCTGATCGCGCCGCGCAACAACGGCGTCACGGACGTCCTGCCCGCCTCCGAGCAGGAGCCCGCCACGGTCCGGGTCGGCGACCGGGAGCTGCCGAGCTTCGCCCCGCTGACCCTGCCGACCGTGAGTCGCGTCACCTTCCCCGTGGACGTCGTCTACACCTGGGTCGACGGCGAGGAGCCGGCGATGCGGGCGAAGCGGGCCCAGTACCAGGAGCGCGGCACGGCCGAGATCCTGGACAAGGAGATCAACGCCTCCCGGTACACCAGCCACGACGAGCTGAAGTACTCGCTGCGCTCGCTGGCGATGTACGCCGACTTCATCCGGCACATCTACATCGTCACCGACGGCCAGAAGCCGCACTGGCTCGACGACGAGGCCGAGGGGATCACGGTCGTCGACCACCGCGACATCTTCCCCGAGGGTGTCCTGCCCGTCTTCAACTCGCACGCGATCGAGACCCGGCTGCACCACATCCCCGGCCTGTCGGACCACTACCTGTACTTCAACGACGACGTGTTCGTCGGCCGCCGGATCACCCCCGAGCACTTCTTCCACGGCAGCGGCCTGATGAAGATCCCGGTGTCCCCGCTGAAGATCGGCATCGGCAAGCCGCACGCCGACGAGACGGCCACCAACTCCGCCAGCAAGAACGTCCGCCGGCTGCTGCTGGAGATGTTCGGGCGGATGACGACGAACAACTTCATGCACACGCCGCTGCCGCAGCAGCGCGAGACGCTGCTGGCGCTGGAGGAGCTGTTCGCGGAGGACATCGCCCGCACCACGGCGTCCCGCTTCCGCTCGCCGACGGACGTCGCCTTGACGGCCCCGCTGCTCTACCAGTACGCGCTGATGACGGGCCGGGGCGTGCCGGGCCGGTTCGGCTTCCGGTACGTCAACATCAGCCGCCCCGACGCCGACCAGCGCCTGGCCGATCTGCGCGACAACCGCCGCTTCGACTTCTTCTGCCTGAACGACGTCGACGTGCCGCCGCAGGAGCGCGAGCAGGTCAGCGTCCGGATGCACCAGTTCCTGGAGAACTACTTCCCGTTCCCCAGCCCGTACGAGAAGCAGGCCGAGAAGCCGAACGCGGAGCAGGCCCAGGAGCCGACCGCGGGGCAGGCCGGGGAGCACACCGAGAAGCAGGCCCAGAAGCCGGTGCCGCAGCAGTCCGGGACGCCGGCGCAGCAGACCGGGAAGCAGACCGTTCCCTCCGAGAACCAGAGCTGACAGGCCACGGCCATGGACATCCGTCACCGCCTCGCGGCGCTCCCCGGGCTACGGGCCGCGAGGAACCTCGTGCTGCGTCTTGGGCTCTGGCTGTCGGCCCGGCTCTGGGCGCTGAGCGCGTCCAGGGCCCGTCGGAGGCTGCGGGCCGCCGTTCCCGGGCTGCGCCGGGTCACCTGCGGACCGGCGCGCCTGTACGGGCGTACGGTCACCGGATACACGGCGGCCAATGCCGCCGCCACCGATCTGGAGCAGGTCTGCGCGCTGATGGACGCGGCCGGCGTCCCGTACTTCCTGGTGCCCACCGGGCCCGGGACGGGCGCTCCGCGGCAGGTGATCGGCGTCGCGGAGGCGCACCGCGGCACGGTCCTCGCGCAGGCCGCCCGGCACTTCGCGGGCACCGCCGGGTACGTCGGCGCGGTGGGTCCGGACGGCGCCGTGACCCGGGCGGTGCTGTGGGCCGACGGACGGCTGCCGCGGGCCCTGCGGCGGGCCTCGGTGCTGCGCACCGGCGAGGTGCGGCTCGGCCCGGCGGGCCAGGTGCTCGGCGGTCTGGAGACGGGCTGCGACATCGAGTTCTGGCGGCACGGCCGGGACCTGGCCACGGACCCCGGCCATCTCACCGTGCCCGGCGTCCAGCTGCCGGACGTCTTCCCGACGGCGCTCGTCGCGCCGCGGAGCAACCCCGTCTCGGAGGTGCTTCCGGTGTCGGCGCAGCGGCCGGCCGTGGCGCAGGGCCGGGGCCGCACCGTGCCGACGTTCGCCCCGTTCGCCGAGCCGGGCGTCGACGAGGTGTGCTTCCCCGTCGACGCCGTCTACACCTGGGTCGACGGGGAGGACCCGGCGATGGCGGCGAAGCGCCGCGCCCACCAGACGGCCTCCGACAACGTCATCGCACCGCGCGAGACCGGCGCCTCCCGCTACACCAGCCATGACGAACTGCGGTACGCGCTGCGCTCGTTGGAGATGTACGCCGGTTTCGTCCGGCACGTCTACCTCGTGACCGACTCGCAGGTCCCCGCCTGGCTGGATCCGGAGGCGGAGGGACTGACGGTGGTCGACCACCGGGACATCCTCCCGGCCGACGCCCTCCCCGTCTTCAACTCGCACGCCATCGAGAGCCGGCTGCACCACATCCCGGGCCTGTCGGAGCGCTACCTCTACTTCAACGACGACGTCTTCATCAACCGGCCCGTGGGGGCCGAGCACTTCTTCCACGGCAACGGCATCGCCCGGATCCCGCTGTCCCCGCTGAAGCTCGGCGTCGGCGACCCGCACCCGATGGAGCCGGCCCCGAACTCCGCCGGGAAGAACACCCGCGAGGTGATCCGGCGCTTCCACGGCCGGCAGATCACGCACAAGTCGCTGCACACCCCGCACCCGCAACTGCTGTCGGTGATGCGGGAGATGGAGAGCCTGGGCATCGAGGAGCTGCAACGGACCTCCTACTCGCGCTTCCGCTCCATCACCGACGTCGCCCCGGCGTCCACGCTGCACCACCACTGGGCGATCGCGACCGGCCGGGCCGTCCCCGCCGACTACCGCTTCCGCTACGTGCAGCTGGGCACCCCCGACATGCGGCGGCGGCTGGCCCGTCTGGAGGCCGGTGAGGACGTCGACTTCTTCTGCCTCAACGACGTGGACACCGCCCCGGCGGACCGGGCGGCCGCGCACGCGGCCATCCACGCCTTCCTGGAGCGGAAGTACCCGTTCGCGAGCCGCTTCGAGCGGACGGCGCGCAGCACGACGAACCCGTCACGATTGACGCTGCCCGTCAATTGAGTGGCGGGTCCGAGGACCCCGTTCGTAAGTTGTGGGCGCCGCTTGAGCCGCTTACCACTGTGGGGGATCCGCGATGTCACCAGCCACCTTGAGACATGCCGTCCGGGAGAGCGTCTCCGGCCTCCCCCGCGAGTTCTGGTGGCTGTGGACCAGCACGCTGATCAACCGGCTCGGCGGGTTCGTGGCCACCTTCATGGCCATGTACCTGACGCTCGACCGCGGCCACTCCGCCTCGTACGCCGGACTGGTCGCGGCGCTGTACGGCCTCGGCGGCGTCGTCCTGTCCATCGGCGGCGGCGTGATGGCCGACCGGCTCGGGCGGCGGCCGACGCTGCTCATCGCCCAGGCGTCCACGGCGGTGGCCGTGGCGCTGCTCGGGTTCGTGCAGCACCCGGCGGCCATCGCCGCCGTCGCCTTCCTGGTGGGCGCCGCCTCCAGCGCCTCGCGACCCGCCGTGCAGGCGATGATGGCCGACATCGTTCGCCCCGAGGACCGCGTCCGCGCCTTCTCCCTGAACTACTGGGCGATCAATCTGGGCTTCGCGATCTCCTCCACCGCCGCCGGTTTCATCGCCGAGGTCAGTTACCGCGCCGGCTTCCTGATCGAGGCGGGCATGACGCTGGCCTGCGCGATCGTCGTCTTCGTGAAGCTGCCGGAGTCCCGGCCCGTCCGGACGGAGGCGGCAAAGGGGACGGAGGCGGTCTCCCTCGGCACCGTCCTGCGCGACGGGCGCTTCATGGGCGTCGTCGGGCTGTCTTTCCTGGTCGCGCTGATCTTCCAGCAGGGCGCCGTGGGCCTGCCGATCGCCATGGGCGAGGCCGGCCTGACGCCCGCGGACTACGGCCTGGCCATCGCCGTCAACGGCGTCCTGATCGTCGCGCTGC
This region of Streptomyces chromofuscus genomic DNA includes:
- a CDS encoding FtsK/SpoIIIE domain-containing protein produces the protein MTDLATLLEVGGPVAALGGGAAYARARHPGVYWSTVGLPVSTVRLLSSYGSVMEACGLTVAPSRLRVLAVKATTRREVRPVPPRRGIIRPTTTGLRVRLRLAPGQEPADVAASAERLRHAWGVHAVYVTTIKPGVVELRLVGFDVLRRVRMPRKLRPYLLQVPVALREDATPFIRDYRTVPHQLTLGATLSGKSMYLRHLVAGLARQPVALVGIDCKRGVELAPFAPRLSALATDPEQAAELLPVLIKEMEDRYDLIKARQGIAPITPDEEITSDIWGLPEHERPVPVVLFVDEVAELFLVATKKDEERRDEMVTQLLRLAQLGRAAGIYLEVCGQRFGAELGKGATMLRAQLTGRVCHRVNDEASAKMTLGDIAPEAVSAACAIAPERPGLAVAGDTSGGWSRIRTPYLSLGDAAETCRESAHLVPDLPALKPFRPDVPVRPPVETPGPVVRVRPVTD
- a CDS encoding DUF2637 domain-containing protein, producing the protein MRAHLARVDAVLVQAVIAAALSFAHLHDVALAAGQDGWKAWAYPVSVDLLLVAAWRRLRSGEAKAAGWCWFLIALAASLGANVATAGLLDLDDVPAWLRILVAGWPAVAFLGGTLLAHSTPTTHDETSDAVGQETPEDIGDQEDAPDPAPEPPAPPAIESAPAPPPISPPVAVPAALVEHARKVAAEHHARTGTAIDTPTLRARLGVPPPMADAIAAQLT
- a CDS encoding mobile element transfer protein, with the translated sequence MPAPKRFRSVTRIGPVQVGTSYDGRGREKHTAACTAPRCGFSADYDSRAAAELAARTHRCPIR
- a CDS encoding SpdD protein; this translates as MFLPKYPDSPTPPPAHNHTVADQAPARRPAPQISISTGAVAAVLVGGVVLTALLAAVAVTAVSVAVAAVVLRSLLRDQHRR
- a CDS encoding replication initiator; the protein is MPALLRQLAGLGGCTHPIRLDGHRTEYAVNTRTGEIGNVLHHLDSSSLPAGHLLVRCNNRRTTRCAACAEVYRRDTFHLITSGLRGGKGVPERVAAHPRVFATFTAPSFGPVHNRPTGPAGAVRRCRCGTLHDQDDPALATPLDPDTYDYEAAVLWNAHAGPLWRRFSIYLRREVAKRAGLTQRDFREHARVSFAKVAEYQKRGAVHFHAVIRIDGPEGGNTPPPAWATAELLTDAIRAAAAATRVDGPFIDGRAHAFAFGRQLDVRTIRSADFDGGQELTERAVAAYIAKYATKGAETATGALDRPLRFLAELAQLDINDHARRLIRTAWTLGARKDLEHLRLRAWAHMLGFRGHFSTKSRRYSTTLGALRDARAEWRRAQALEAAETDPDTTLVLAHWVYAGTGLTGAEAWLAETLEPAPGTEGEPTHG
- a CDS encoding helix-turn-helix transcriptional regulator gives rise to the protein MGSRRLAVAEAASEPRGLPSRYLTPDDLVAMFDLPSVETVYQWRRKRTGPRGFRVGRHLRYDPADVQAWVESLREGAAA
- a CDS encoding phosphoglyceromutase produces the protein MADAPYKLILLRHGESEWNEKNLFTGWVDVNLTAKGEKEATRGGELLKDAGLLPDVVHTSLQKRAIRTAQLALEAADRLWIPVHRSWRLNERHYGALQGKDKAQTLAEFGEEQFMLWRRSYDTPPPALDRDAEYSQFSDPRYATLPPELRPQTECLKDVVNRMLPYWFDSIVPDLLAGRTVLIAAHGNSLRALVKHLDGVSDADIAGLNIPTGIPLSYELDADFKPVNPGGTYLDPDAAAAAIEAVKNQGKKK
- a CDS encoding stealth family protein, with translation MTVRSFARRIKPRVERKAAEQVWQLRTMRRRRRAAVSDPVLRPVAVRGQRLYGRVVTRFTAAEAAAANLDLVVAALEREGISYFLVPVSRTRHTVGMKAADRERFLTALEEMNAGKAVFIGRPVPGGQLKHPAMFLDGVLPAGLRRAPVLRIGENHLGPAGQLLAGPELACDVEFWEDGAELLATEDGEQRLAKVQPQASEEVFRESLIAPRNNGVTDVLPASEQEPATVRVGDRELPSFAPLTLPTVSRVTFPVDVVYTWVDGEEPAMRAKRAQYQERGTAEILDKEINASRYTSHDELKYSLRSLAMYADFIRHIYIVTDGQKPHWLDDEAEGITVVDHRDIFPEGVLPVFNSHAIETRLHHIPGLSDHYLYFNDDVFVGRRITPEHFFHGSGLMKIPVSPLKIGIGKPHADETATNSASKNVRRLLLEMFGRMTTNNFMHTPLPQQRETLLALEELFAEDIARTTASRFRSPTDVALTAPLLYQYALMTGRGVPGRFGFRYVNISRPDADQRLADLRDNRRFDFFCLNDVDVPPQEREQVSVRMHQFLENYFPFPSPYEKQAEKPNAEQAQEPTAGQAGEHTEKQAQKPVPQQSGTPAQQTGKQTVPSENQS
- a CDS encoding stealth conserved region 3 domain-containing protein produces the protein MDIRHRLAALPGLRAARNLVLRLGLWLSARLWALSASRARRRLRAAVPGLRRVTCGPARLYGRTVTGYTAANAAATDLEQVCALMDAAGVPYFLVPTGPGTGAPRQVIGVAEAHRGTVLAQAARHFAGTAGYVGAVGPDGAVTRAVLWADGRLPRALRRASVLRTGEVRLGPAGQVLGGLETGCDIEFWRHGRDLATDPGHLTVPGVQLPDVFPTALVAPRSNPVSEVLPVSAQRPAVAQGRGRTVPTFAPFAEPGVDEVCFPVDAVYTWVDGEDPAMAAKRRAHQTASDNVIAPRETGASRYTSHDELRYALRSLEMYAGFVRHVYLVTDSQVPAWLDPEAEGLTVVDHRDILPADALPVFNSHAIESRLHHIPGLSERYLYFNDDVFINRPVGAEHFFHGNGIARIPLSPLKLGVGDPHPMEPAPNSAGKNTREVIRRFHGRQITHKSLHTPHPQLLSVMREMESLGIEELQRTSYSRFRSITDVAPASTLHHHWAIATGRAVPADYRFRYVQLGTPDMRRRLARLEAGEDVDFFCLNDVDTAPADRAAAHAAIHAFLERKYPFASRFERTARSTTNPSRLTLPVN